The Pseudofrankia sp. DC12 region CCGGCCATCATCCGACTCGCCACCATCCGCGTCGGTCGACTCTTCGGGAAGGCCGGCGCTGAGGCCGATGGCCCGGCGGATTTCGGCGGTCAACTGGGCCAGGTCATGCGACGCGGCGGCGGTGATGACGGCGATGCCCTCGACCAGCCGATCGTGCGCCTCGGTCACGCCGCCGCCGCTCGTGACGACCGCCTCGTCGCCGGGTCGCGCGGGGATCGCTGAGAGTCCGGCGACGAGTTCCTGACGAGGTTGGCCGACCCGGCCCAGTCGAGAGTCCAGATGCGCTGGATGCCATTGGCAGCCAGGGGTTCCTCGGCGGAGATCCGGGGGTGCCGCGGTGGGTGCATCGGGCACTCGGCTCCTGGAGTGCTCATGACTTGGGCCCTCCAAGCTGGTCTCTCCGGTGTGCTGCGACAGGGCCGATCATAGGCGGTCAACTGCCCGCCACCGCGTGCCGTGTTTGATGCCGTCCTCGCTGCCCGTGATGAGGCGCGGCGACTCGACCGCGAGGTCGGCGGCTGACCAGCCCCGAAAGACCGACAGCTTGCGAGACCTGGCGCCCTCGCTCGCGGCGGCCGACGCCCGTTACAGAGGGCGGGGTCTGTCAGCCGAGGTTGGCTCCGTACACGTGGTCGACCGTCATGCGCATGAGGACCCTGCGGTCGGCCACCATCACTGACCGGTACTCGTCCCAGTCCGGGTGCTCGCCCGCCGCGGCACGGTAGTAGTCGACGAGCGCCTGAACCTCGGAACCGTGCGGGTCGGCAGCCGGCCCGACGAGCGTCACCGCGCCTTCCGCGGTGGCCCAGGCTCGACCGTCGGGACTGGTGACCTCCAAAGCGGCTCGTGGGTCCCGCCGCAGGTTCGCCGTCTTGGCGCGTCCCTCGGTCATCGAGACGTAGAGGACGCCGGCCCCCCGGTCGTAGAAAGGCAGGACGGGAGAAAGCTGCGGGCGGCCGTCCGACCTGATCGTCGCGAGGACACCGAGCCGGCTTTCGGCGAGCAGCGCGTGCGGGTCGAACGGCGTACCAGTCATGTCCGTAGCAAGACCTCCGTTACGCCGCGCATTCCGGCGGGCGCCGGCGGCGTAGGAGACGGACCGGGTCTACGCCATGAACCTTGCGGTGATCCGCAAGGCGGCGCGGATAACCCGGTCCGAGGTCGCCAAGAAGCTCGGGGCCGGTCGCGGCGGCCGGCGGCGACGAGCCAGTCGCGGGCCTCGCTGTCGGCGTGGTCGGTGTGGGGCGCGCCGCGCCAGCGGCCAATCTTGATTTGAACAGGACCCGCACCGCCGCCGTCACCGTCGTCGAGAGTGGCTGGGCTGCCGGCCACCTCGATCCCGCCATCGCGTTCCAGGCCGTCGCCGTATTGTAGTAGCGGGTAGTAGTTAGGGGTGGGAGATGATCGTCTATCCGCGGACGGCCGCGTCCGCGGCGGTCGCGCTGGGATGCGGTGCCCGCCGGCGGCACCGGGGCATCTGAGCGAGGCTGTCGCGCCGGTCTGTGGGAGGTCGTGTGACTACTGGGTCGCTGTTTCTGGCTGTCTTTCTCGCGTGCGCGGTCGAGGCCGTGGAGGCGACGACGATCGTGCTCGCCGCCGGCACCGCCCGTGACTGGCGCTCGGCAATACAGGGCCTGATCTCCGCCCTGGTGGTGCTCACCGCGGTCGTCGCAGTGCTTGGACCCGCGCTGACGGTGATCCCGCTGACCGGGTTGCGGGTCGTGGTCGGCACCCTACTTTTGATCTTCGGGTTGCAGTGGCTGCGCAAGGCCATCCTTCGTGCCAGCGGCCACAAGGCGTTGCACGACGAGGACGCGCTCTACCAGCGGGAACTGGCCGCCGCCCAGGGCGCGCTCGTCACCGGCCGCGGCGTGGTCCGTGACTGGTATGCGTTCACCCTGTCGTTCAAGGGTGTGTTGCTCGAAGGGCTGGAGGTCGCGTTCATCGCGGTCACGTTCGGCTCCAACCAGCGTGACATCCCGACCGCCGCGATCGCCGCCGTCGCGGCGGTCGTCGTCGTGGCCGGCGCCGGGCTCGCGGTGCGGGCGCCGCTGGCCCGGGTGCCGGAGAACACGATGAAGTTCGTCGTCGGGGTCATGCTGACCGCGTTCGGCACCTACTGGGCCGCCGAGGGTGCCGGCGGAGCCTGGCCCGGGCACGACGCCGCGCTGCTGGTCATCGTGCCGGCGATCGCGCTGTTCTCGCTCGCCCTCGTCGTCCTGCTGCGCCGCGCGGCGACGGGTGGGGCGCCGCTGCCTGGCGCCCCCGCTCAGGCGACGAACGGGGGCTGACCGATGACCGCGAAGATCCGCGCGTTCCTTGTGTTCTGGTACGACTTCCTCGTCGGCGACGACTGGCGGGTCGCCCTCGGCGTCGTGCTCGCCGTCGCCGTGACCGCGGCCATCCACATACTGATGCCAGCGTGGTGGCTGCTGCCGCTGACGGTGGCCATCCTGCTCCCGTTCACCCTCTGGAGAACGGCCCGGCACCGCTGATCCGGAAGCCGCAGGTAACCCTCCAGGGCCGACCCGCTCCGATGAGCAGGCGGCAGCGAGCGGGTTGACCGGTGGCCTGGTCCGTCCAGCACCTGCGCTCCAGAGCGAGTCGCCGCATCCTGGAAGGAGGGAGTGCGGAACGGGTACCGATTCGGCCGTCCGTCCGCTTGCCTCGGGAGGTGACAGTGATGATGTACTGGCACTACGGCCATGGCATGGGGGGCTGGGGATGGTTCGCCATGTCTTTGGGTATGTTGCTGTTCTGGGCCGTGCTCATCGTCGGGGCGGTACTGGTGGTACGTGCGCTGACCAACGCCGGCGACCGGGGTCGTTCCGAGATGCGGCCACCCGCCGGGCCTGCAGCCACCGATGGGCCTGTCCGCCCGTCGCCCGAGCAGATACTCGCTGATCGCTTCGCCCGGGGTGAGATCGACGAAAAGGAGTACCGCGCCCGCCTCGCCGCCCTCCGTGAGACGGCCGACCAGCTTGTCAAACACTGACGGCCAACCGAGGCGTTGACCGGTCGCGGCACGCTCACCATCCATGTGCGCGCGCGGCGTGCCAGCCGGCCAGTGGCACTGGCCTCGGACCCTCGCGACGAGCGAACCTGAGCACCGCGCCGGTGCCGTAGTCGCGGTGCGCCCCAGACGCGACACGCGTGGACGGCCTCCGTCGGGCACTCGGGGCAGTTGCTGGTGAGAAGGTGGTCGTCGTCCGCGATGACGATCCTGGTCATGGCGCTGGCCTGGAGTGGGGCAGCCACAATCTGATCTGGAACTCGTCGCCGCTGCGGCCGGCGGTCAGCGTGTCCTCGCAAGAGGTCGTCTGAGTGTCCGTTGACCGGACGGGACGCGTCATCGCCCGCGCGGACACGGCGCCAGCCGCACGCAGCCGCCCGGCGTCAGTCGCCAGGAACCTGGTCGTGCGGAATGTGCGCGGTGCCGGATAGAGGGCACATCAGCCGGGAGACGTCGCCAAGTCCGGACGGATCCGGCAGGTCCGGGAACCGCGCGAGGGCGACGCACCGGGGCTGGGCTTCGGCGCGGGCGTGCGCGTCGCTTTACAGACGAAGCACGCAGAGCAAGGACAGTAACGACGCGTTCGGTGGCGGCGGGTGTGGCGGCGGGTTATCGCCGACGACAGGAGGTCGCCTCATCGCCTCGCCGTACCGCCTGACGGCAAGGAGCAGAAGGACCGTCAGGCCTGCGAGCAGCGCCAGGGCACGCATTACGCCAAGGCACATCTCGCCAACGTGACCGTCACGGCCCGGAAGGGCCTTCAGCGCCGCGCGCACGCCCGGTGGGAAAGCGTCCGGAACTGGCAATCGAGCCATGCCCCGCTCCGACGTCACCGAGGGCCTGGCCATGCCCACGGCGCCACCTGAGGCCGGCACGCCCGATGCCGATTTCATCATCATGCCGGCACCGGTGTGGATGCCCAGCCCGCCGTGCATCAGCAGGATGCCGAGCAGGACGGCACTGACCAGCACCAGACCGCCCACCCCGACACGGGGAGCGGCCAGGCCGCGACGGCGGCTGGCTGGCCTGGTCACGGCGTCATCCTTCCAGATCCCCGGTCGAGCGCGGACCGTCGCGCCCGTCCCGTCTTCAGATACGCCGGGATGTCACTCATGCGGATCTACAGCACTCGGCCGACGTAGTACCTGCTGGTGTAGATCGGCTCCAGCTTGACCACGTCGCCGGTCTGGGGTGCCGCCCACATGTAGCCGTTACCGGCGTAGATACCCATGTGGTAGATGTTGTTCGGTGTCCCGAAGAAGATCAGGTCGCCGGGCTGCTTGGCGGACAGGGGCACGCGCAATGTCGCGTTGAACTGCTGCTGGGCGGTGCGGGGCAGGTAGCGGCCGAGCTGTTTGAAGATGTACTGCGAGAAGCCGGAACAGTCGAACGCGTACGGGCCGGTGGCACCCCAGACGTACGGTTTGCCCTTTTGCGGCGACGCCAGATAAACCGCTCTGGCCCCGATGGTGCTGCCCGGGATCACCGACACATTGCCGCTTACGCCGGCCGCGCCGGTGGAGCTGGTCACGGTGACGGTGGTGGCGTTGGCCACCGACGGGCGCAGCGCGGTGGTGCCGTCGAAGACGGCGGTCACCGTGGTCGTCGAGAGCAGCCGCGCGCCGATCTGCGCGGCCCCGTGCTCGTCGGTCCACAGTGTCGCACTCGTCGTCCAGCGCGTTCCGGTCACGACGACGACGTTCACGTCCTCATCCACGACCGGCCTGCCCGACAATGCGTCGCGGACGGTAATGCTGAAGCGTGCCTCGGCGTTCGGGCTGATGGTGGACTTGGCCGCCTCGATCGTCGTGCTGGTGAAGCCGGGCGTCGGGTTGGCGAGCGCCTCGGCGAGCGACGCGGGCGGGTGGGTCGAGACCGGGGTTCCGACACCTCCGAAGATCGACGCCCGGGTGACTGAGCCTGCGTCGGCCGGGCTGCTGTCGCCCCCGGCACCGGCGGTCGAGGTCGTCGCGGCGAAGCCCGCGGTCGACACCGCGAGGCTGCTCGTGGCCAGGGCGACAACAGTGGCCACCTGCCGTCGTCCCGTGAAGCGCGGTCGCCAGCTCGTGGTCGGGCGTACGTCGTCGGCTGGCGGGCGCTGGGGCGACTGGCCCCGCCGGGGCCACGCCGTGTCGACCGGCGGATGGTCCCTGGCGGCGTCCATGAGCCGCCCGACACCGGTCGTCGCCGTCAAGGGGCTCACCAAGCGGTATGGCGGCCGGCCCGTCGTCGACGACCTGACGTTCGCCCTCGACCGCGGCGAGATCGCCGGGTTCCTCGGGCCCAACGGCGCCGGCAAATCGACCACCCTGCGCCTGCTCCTCGGACTCGCCGCCCCCTCCAGCGGCACCGCCCACGTCCTGGGCCGGCCCTTCGCCGAGCTCACCGACCCCGCGGGCACCGTCGGCGCCGTTCTCGAATCCGCTGACTTCCACCCGGCCCGCAACGGCCGAGACCACCTGCGTGTGCTCGCCCTCGCCGCCGGCATCGACCGCGCCCGGGTCGAGACGGCGCTGCAGACCGTGGAACTGACCGACGCGGCTGGCCGACCGGTGCGGACCTATTCGCTCGGGATGCGTCAGCGGCTCGGGCTCGCCGCCGCCCTGCTCGGTGACCCGGCGCTTCTCGTCCTCGACGAACCCATCAACGGGCTGGACCCAGCCGGCGTGCACTGGCTGCGTGGCCTGCTGCGCACCTTCGCCGACCAGGGAGGAACCGTGCTCGTCTCCAGCCACGTCCTGGCCGAGGTCACCCAGACCGTCGACCAAGGTCCTCATCATCAACCGCGGCAGGCTCGTCGCAGACCAGCCGATCGCCGACTTCGCCCTGGACGGCTCCCTCGAAGACGCCTACCTCACGTTCACCGCGGCGGCGACGGCATGAGGCGCCAGCTGCGTTCCGAACTCGCCAAGCTCACCACGACGCCGACGGCGACGGCGATCCTGGCCACCCTCGTCGGGCTCGTCGCGCTCGCCGTCGCACTGCACGCCTACGGTCTCTCGACGAGCCAGCTGACTACGAGATCCGACCAACGGGGCATCTTCATCGACGTCGCCGTCAACCTCGGCGCACTGTTCGCTGCCCTGCTGGGCGCCTTGTCGATCACAGCCGAGGTCCGCACCGGCACCATCCGCCCGACCTTCCTGGCGACTCCGCGCCGCGCGACGGTGATCAGGGCGAAGGCGGTGTCGGTGTTCGCCGCCGGGCTGCTCGTCGGGCTGGTCGCGACCGGCACCGTCGCGGGCGTCGGCTCGGTGGCCCTGGACCTGCGCGGGCTGGGCGTCCGGCTTACCGCAGGCGACTACGCGCAGCTCCTCGGCGGTGGTGCCCTCGGCGGCGGGCTGCTCGCCGTCGTGGGACTGGCCGTAGGCGCGGTCATCCGCGCGCAGGTACCGTCCCTCGTCGCGCTGTTCGCCTGGCTGTTGTTCGTGGAGAACCTGCTGACCGACCTGCCAGCGGTGCACCGGTTCGTTCCCGGCGGGCTCGCCCAGGCCCTCGCTGGGCAGGACCGCGCAGGCGCGCTGCGCACGCCCGGCATCGCTGGCGCACTCCTGGCGGCGCACACCGTCGCGGCGCTCGCCGCCGCCACGCTGGCGACCGGTCGACGCGATGTCGCCTGATTCGCCCAGGGCCGACGGGCGCGTCGCCACGGACCGGGCGGCCCGATATCTCACCCAGTTGTGCGGCCATCTCAACGCCATCCAACACCGCCACGAAGCACGACACAGCAGCGCTGGTCTGCCCCAGATCCGGACCGTGACCCTGAGCGGCAACGCTGCCCTGCTCGAGTTCGACCGCGGGACCTGCCGGCTCGAAGCCAACGACGACGCGCTCATCCTCTCGGCCGACGCCACGGACGCCGACAGCCTGCAACAGATCAAAACGGCGCTCACCCACCGGCTGGAGACGATCGGCGCCCGGGAAGGACTGAGGCTCACCTGGTAGGCAAACGCGGCAAGCGCCGGGCCGTTACGCCGGCGCCGACCGCCCGGTGCCGTCTCCCTGACCGGCATCGGGATCGTCGGCACTGGTCTCGTGCGCCGCCGGGCCGGCCTGGTGGCCACCGTGAGAAGGGCCCTCGTGCTGGGCATTGTGATCGTGGCTGGCCATGTCGTTCGGCCCGCCGCCCATCATCGCGAGCATGGCTGTCCCGCCGGTGCGCACGAAACGCACGACGAGCGCGGCGGCCAGCGCCAGGAAGGCGATATTGAGGAACGTGGTGTAGTTCCACGACAGGTGCGCCATCTCCACCCTCGCGTGCCGTCCGGACGGGATCAGACCGGCGACGCCGAAGAGAATCTCGACAAGGTAGCCCGCGATGACCATAGAAACGTAGAAGGTGACGGCCAGGAATGCCGTCATGCGGACGCCGTAGTACCTCCGATAGATCATCAGGATCGGGAGGATCAGCAGGTCGGCGAAGATGAAGCTCGCGACCCCGCCGAAACTGATCCCGCCGTTCCACAGCACCGCGGCCAGCGGCACGTTGCCGATCGAGCAGACGAAGCTGACGACGGCGACGAGTGGGCCGACGAGCGGGCCCCAGATCTTGGCCAGCAGCGGGTGATCGGTCAGGAAGAAATGCCGCCAGAAGCTGTCGGGCACCCAGGCGCCGATGGCGCCGGCGATGAGCAGGCCGATCACGATGTCCCGCAGCACCGCCGCCCACTCCATGACGAAGATGTGGCTGACCGCGGTGCGTCCCCGGGACGACGAGAGCCGCCGCCAGAACGAGCCGTCGGCCTGGACGCTCATGTCCATCGCGGCGTGGCCCTCCATCGACCCGGCCAGCCCGCGGTCCGCCTGCCGGCGGGCCTCCGCGACCAGCGCCGGCCGGAGGAACAGGCGGAACAGCGCCGCGAGGGCGACGATCATGATCGGGCCGCCGACGAACTCACCGAGGGTGAACTGCCAGCCGAGCAG contains the following coding sequences:
- a CDS encoding PPOX class F420-dependent oxidoreductase: MTGTPFDPHALLAESRLGVLATIRSDGRPQLSPVLPFYDRGAGVLYVSMTEGRAKTANLRRDPRAALEVTSPDGRAWATAEGAVTLVGPAADPHGSEVQALVDYYRAAAGEHPDWDEYRSVMVADRRVLMRMTVDHVYGANLG
- a CDS encoding TMEM165/GDT1 family protein produces the protein MTTGSLFLAVFLACAVEAVEATTIVLAAGTARDWRSAIQGLISALVVLTAVVAVLGPALTVIPLTGLRVVVGTLLLIFGLQWLRKAILRASGHKALHDEDALYQRELAAAQGALVTGRGVVRDWYAFTLSFKGVLLEGLEVAFIAVTFGSNQRDIPTAAIAAVAAVVVVAGAGLAVRAPLARVPENTMKFVVGVMLTAFGTYWAAEGAGGAWPGHDAALLVIVPAIALFSLALVVLLRRAATGGAPLPGAPAQATNGG
- a CDS encoding SHOCT domain-containing protein, with amino-acid sequence MMYWHYGHGMGGWGWFAMSLGMLLFWAVLIVGAVLVVRALTNAGDRGRSEMRPPAGPAATDGPVRPSPEQILADRFARGEIDEKEYRARLAALRETADQLVKH
- a CDS encoding C40 family peptidase, giving the protein MATVVALATSSLAVSTAGFAATTSTAGAGGDSSPADAGSVTRASIFGGVGTPVSTHPPASLAEALANPTPGFTSTTIEAAKSTISPNAEARFSITVRDALSGRPVVDEDVNVVVVTGTRWTTSATLWTDEHGAAQIGARLLSTTTVTAVFDGTTALRPSVANATTVTVTSSTGAAGVSGNVSVIPGSTIGARAVYLASPQKGKPYVWGATGPYAFDCSGFSQYIFKQLGRYLPRTAQQQFNATLRVPLSAKQPGDLIFFGTPNNIYHMGIYAGNGYMWAAPQTGDVVKLEPIYTSRYYVGRVL
- a CDS encoding ATP-binding cassette domain-containing protein, whose protein sequence is MSRPTPVVAVKGLTKRYGGRPVVDDLTFALDRGEIAGFLGPNGAGKSTTLRLLLGLAAPSSGTAHVLGRPFAELTDPAGTVGAVLESADFHPARNGRDHLRVLALAAGIDRARVETALQTVELTDAAGRPVRTYSLGMRQRLGLAAALLGDPALLVLDEPINGLDPAGVHWLRGLLRTFADQGGTVLVSSHVLAEVTQTVDQGPHHQPRQARRRPADRRLRPGRLPRRRLPHVHRGGDGMRRQLRSELAKLTTTPTATAILATLVGLVALAVALHAYGLSTSQLTTRSDQRGIFIDVAVNLGALFAALLGALSITAEVRTGTIRPTFLATPRRATVIRAKAVSVFAAGLLVGLVATGTVAGVGSVALDLRGLGVRLTAGDYAQLLGGGALGGGLLAVVGLAVGAVIRAQVPSLVALFAWLLFVENLLTDLPAVHRFVPGGLAQALAGQDRAGALRTPGIAGALLAAHTVAALAAATLATGRRDVA
- a CDS encoding DUF2218 domain-containing protein; amino-acid sequence: MSPDSPRADGRVATDRAARYLTQLCGHLNAIQHRHEARHSSAGLPQIRTVTLSGNAALLEFDRGTCRLEANDDALILSADATDADSLQQIKTALTHRLETIGAREGLRLTW
- a CDS encoding permease translates to MALLAALGHALELAFAMTWEITWALVLGFFLSAAVQALVRRQTITGLLGDDRPRTLGVAAGLGAASSSCSYAAVALARSLFRKGANFTAAMAFEIASTNLVIELGIILALLLGWQFTLGEFVGGPIMIVALAALFRLFLRPALVAEARRQADRGLAGSMEGHAAMDMSVQADGSFWRRLSSSRGRTAVSHIFVMEWAAVLRDIVIGLLIAGAIGAWVPDSFWRHFFLTDHPLLAKIWGPLVGPLVAVVSFVCSIGNVPLAAVLWNGGISFGGVASFIFADLLILPILMIYRRYYGVRMTAFLAVTFYVSMVIAGYLVEILFGVAGLIPSGRHARVEMAHLSWNYTTFLNIAFLALAAALVVRFVRTGGTAMLAMMGGGPNDMASHDHNAQHEGPSHGGHQAGPAAHETSADDPDAGQGDGTGRSAPA